In Silene latifolia isolate original U9 population chromosome 3, ASM4854445v1, whole genome shotgun sequence, a single window of DNA contains:
- the LOC141649162 gene encoding uncharacterized protein LOC141649162, whose protein sequence is MGEKGMNVSCKRGLLGSQTTHKVNFCEHCIFDKQKRVSFSITTHHTKCTKWEILIENQVGKKVKRLQTDNGLEFCETGVNEFCEKEGIARHHVIPKAASIACYLVNRSLHASLDGEIPEEIWPGYHGDMSERLEIKIQSSSLPSCSISSSTITVDNPPRQRKPTRRYIEECDFIAYAFNVNEEVENSAEPKTYSEAISSTDSFKCLASMQEEVESLHKNKTWDLVQLPEDKRVINFAARNVALFNELKAQISSEFDMKNIGVAKKILGMEISMDRKLWLSEKKFIAKCDEDKRYMDNVPYANAVGSVMYAIVCTRADLAHAVSGVSRLMHNPGKDHWSAIKWIIRYLKCTVDFGLVFDKSCLLSDEVTGYLVSYTSVYCFFAYYRSEYIAASEGVKEATWLRGLVNELGLKQDILTVFCDSQSVIHLTKGDRYHNKTQHIDVKRHFIRGTVAAGHIMVKKIHTVDKHTNMLTEPFLVA, encoded by the exons ATGGGTGAGAAAGGGATGAATGTTTCATGTAAGCGGGGACTTCTTGGAAGTCAAACTACACACAAGGTTAACTTCTGTGAGCATTGTATATTTGATAAGCAAAAGCGTGTGAGCTTTAGCATTACGACTCATCATACTAAATGTAC GAAGTGGGAAATTCTAATAGAAAACCAGGTTGGTAAGAAGGTGAAACGTCTTCAAACCGATAATGGCCTTGAATTTTGTGAGACTGGCGTTAATGAGTTCTGTGAAAAGGAAGGAATTGCTAGACATCATGTTATTCCCA AAGCGGCATCCATCGCTTGTTATCTTGTGAATCGCTCTCTACATGCTTCCCTTGATGGGGAAATTCCAGAAGAAATTTGGCCAG GTTATCATGGTGATATGAGTGAAAGACTGGAGATTAAAATTCAAAGTTCCAGTTTGCCGTCTTGTTCTATATCATCGTCTACTATCACGGTTGATAATCCACCGCGACAAAGAAAACCGACCCGCAGGTATATCGAGGAGTGTGATTTTATCGCTTATGCTTTCAATGTCAATGAGGAAGTTGAAAATAGTGCGGAGCCCAAAACTTATTCTGAAGCTATTTCTAGTACAGATTCATTCAAGTGTTTAGCTTCTATGCAAGAGGAGGTTGAAAGCCttcacaaaaataaaacatgggatCTTGTCCAGTTACCTGAAGATAAACGAGTCATTAACT ttgcgGCTCGTAATGTGGCTTTATTTAATGAGTTGAAAGCTCAGATAAGTAGCGAATTTGATATGAAAAATATTGGTGTTGCCAAGAAAATTCTTGGTATGGAGATTAGTATGGATCGTAAGCTATGGTTGTCAGAAAAGAAATTCATAGCTAAG TGCGATGAAGATAAGAGATATATGGATAATGTTCCCTATGCTAATGCAGTTGGAAGCGTAATGTACGCTATAGTTTGTACTAGGGCTGATTTAGCTCATGCAGTTAGTGGTGTTAGTCGTTTAATGCATAATCCGGGAAAAGATCATTGGAGTGCTATAAAGTGGATAATTCGTTACCTGAAATGTACCGTTGACTTTGGCCTGGTATTTGACAAGAGTTGTCTTTTGAGTGATGAAGTAACTGGTTAT CTGGTAAGCTACACTTCAGTCTATTGTTTCTTTGCCTACTACCGAAGTGAATACATAGCTGCTAGTGAGGGAGTTAAAGAAGCTACTTGGCTTCGAGGTTTGGTGAATGAGCTTGGGTTAAAACAGGATATTCTGACTGTTTTTTGTGATAGTCAGAGTGTTATACATTTGACAAAAGGTGATCGATATCACAATAAGACTCAGCACATTGATGTTAAGCGTCATTTTATACGAGGCACTGTAGCTGCAGGACATATAATGGTGAAGAAAATTCACACAGTTGATAAGCATACAAACATGTTAACAGAACCTTTCCTAGTTGCCTAG